One Euphorbia lathyris chromosome 1, ddEupLath1.1, whole genome shotgun sequence DNA segment encodes these proteins:
- the LOC136210555 gene encoding oxysterol-binding protein-related protein 2A isoform X1: protein MVMKMRVKEMHPLCCISLESPGIGDQSPEASLTRARSLPAGFSGGSDGNVGRIIAGPEATVAGVLHKWTNYGKGWRSRWFLLKNGVLSYSKIRRSENLNLLSSSDDVRLIGEITTNRLSRMDSGSFRRKPPKSVGIVQLKISSFRESKSDDRKFYIFTATKTLHLRTDSKRDRVAWIHALVSTRSIYPLRPLNDSLPIIPKDFSISTERLKNRLLEDGISESLVKDCEQIMLSEFSEIQGQFKLICEERSNLLDTLRQLEAANLEAETSGIADGEFQLTKHEFSSLRRGKLSECSTTESSDDIEKQELEEASDEEEAFFYDTKEFFTEPISIHGSMKQASSQEAKHAKHNQSDNEDKMPAKKQLCNSGYPHIERRKKLPDPVEKEKGVSLWSMIKDNVGKDLTRVCLPVYFNEPISSLQKCFEDLEYSYLLDRAYQHGKEGNSLLRILNVAAFAVSGYASSEGRHCKPFNPLLGETYEADFPDKGVRFFSEKVSHHPTLIACHSEGKGWKFWGDSNLRTKFWGRSIQLDPVGVLTLEFDDGEVFQWSKVTTTIYNLILGKVYCDHHGMMNINGNRQYSCKLRFKEQSILDRNPHQVNGFVEDISGKKVATVFGKWDDSMYYSKGDGSSKTKDCNDATLLWKSTKPIPNLTRYNLTSFAITLNELTPGLQIKEKLPPTDSRLRPDQRHLENGEYEKANGEKQRLEKRQRMSRKLQEHGWKPKWFEREGENGPFRYTGGYWEAREQQNWGGCPDIFGEFNEDLAESSEAS from the exons ATGGTAATGAAAATGAGGGTCAAGGAAATGCACCCTCTCTGTTGCATCTCCTTGGAGAGTCCTGGAATCGGAGACCAGTCTCCGGAGGCGTCTTTAACTAGGGCTAGATCCTTACCGGCCGGGTTTTCCGGTGGATCTGATGGCAATGTAGGGCGGATCATAGCTGGACCGGAGGCTACTGTAGCTGGTGTGCTCCACAAGTGGACGAATTACGGCAAGGGATGGAGATCACGTTGGTTCTTACTTAAAAACGGTGTGCTCTCTTACTCTAAGATTCGCCGGTCGGAGAATCTTAATCTATTATCGTCCAGTGATGACGTCAGATTGATCGGAGAAATCACAACTAATCGGCTATCGAGGATGGACAGCGGCAGTTTTCGCCGGAAACCGCCGAAAAGTGTTGGCATTGTTCAGTTAAAG ATTTCATCTTTTCGTGAGAGCAAATCGGATGATAGGAAATTTTACATATTCACAGCTACAAAGACACTTCATCTGAGAACCGATTCAAAGAGAGATAGGGTGGCTTGGATTCATGCATTGGTCTCAACTAGGAGCATCTATCCCTTGAGACCATTGAATGATAGTCTTCCCATTATACCAAAAGATTTTTCTATTTCAACTGAAAGGCTTAAGAATCGATTGCTGGAAGACGGCATCAGTGAAAGCCTTGTTAAGGATTGCGAGCAGATTATGCTGTCTGAATTCTCTGAAATACAAGgacaatttaaattaatttgcgAGGAACGGTCCAATTTGCTAGACACATTGAGACAATTAGAG GCAGCTAACCTTGAAGCAGAAACATCTGGAATCGCTGATGGTGAATTTCAATTGACAAAGCATGAATTTTCAAGTTTAAGGCGAGGAAAACTTAGTG AATGTAGCACAACAGAATCTTCTGACGATATTGAGAAACAAGAACTTGAGGAAGCTTCAGATGAAGAGGAAGCGTtcttttatgatacaaaagaattTTTCACTGAACCTATTTCTATTCACGGGTCAATGAAACAAGCTTCCAGTCAAGAAGCGAAACACGCTAAACACAATCAATCTGATAATGAAGACAAAATGCCGGCCAAGAAGCAACTTTGTAATTCTGGATATCCACATATTGAAAGGCGAAAGAAGCTTCCTGACCCGGTTGAGAAGGAGAAAGGGGTAAGTCTTTGGTCTATGATCAAAGACAATGTGGGGAAGGATCTTACTCGGGTTTGTCTCCCTGTTTATTTTAATGAGCCAATATCATCTCTTCAGAAGTGCTTTGAGGATTTGGAGTATTCTTATCTTTTGGACCGAGCCTATCAGCATGGGAAAGAA GGAAATAGTCTTCTGAGGATCTTAAATGTTGCTGCATTTGCTGTATCTGGATATGCTTCATCTGAAGGCCGGCATTGTAAACCCTTCAATCCTTTGCTAGGAGAAACATATGAAGCTGATTTTCCTGATAAGGGAGTTCGCTTCTTCTCTGAGAAG GTTAGTCATCACCCAACTCTTATTGCCTGCCATAGTGAAGGCAAAGGGTGGAAGTTTTGGGGTGACAGCAATCTTCGCACAAAATTTTGGGGCCGGTCAATTCAGCTTGACCCTGTTGGAGTTCTAACCTTGGAATTTGATGATGGTGAAGTATTCCAATGGAGCAAG GTGACAACAACAATTTACAATCTTATTCTTGGTAAAGTGTATTGTGATCACCATGGAATGATGAATATAAACGGAAATCGACAGTATTCATGCAAACTTAGGTTTAAAGAACAGTCTATTCTTGACAGAAATCCTCACCAG gTTAACGGATTTGTTGAAGACATTTCGGGGAAAAAAGTTGCTACGGTATTTGGGAAGTGGGATGACAGCATGTATTATTCTAAAGGCGATGGGAGCAGCAAGACAAAAGATTGCAATGATGCTACCTTGCTATGGAAAAGTACTAAGCCGATTCCTAATCTGACTCGGTACAACTTAACATCATTTGCTATCACTCTAAATGAATTAACACCAGGACTTCAG ATTAAGGAGAAACTTCCACCTACGGATTCCAGGCTGAGACCGGACCAGCGACATCTGGAGAATGGGGAATATGAGAAGGCAAATGGAGAGAAACAGCGGTTGGAGAAGCGGCAGAGAATG TCAAGAAAATTGCAAGAACATGGATGGAAGCCCAAGTGGTTTGAGAGGGAGGGTGAAAACGGACCGTTCCGCTACACAGGAGGTTATTGGGAAGCACGGGAGCAGCAAAATTGGGGCGGTTGTCCAGATATTTTCGGTGAATTTAATGAAGATTTAGCAGAATCCTCTGAAGCATCTTGA
- the LOC136210555 gene encoding oxysterol-binding protein-related protein 2A isoform X2: MVMKMRVKEMHPLCCISLESPGIGDQSPEASLTRARSLPAGFSGGSDGNVGRIIAGPEATVAGVLHKWTNYGKGWRSRWFLLKNGVLSYSKIRRSENLNLLSSSDDVRLIGEITTNRLSRMDSGSFRRKPPKSVGIVQLKISSFRESKSDDRKFYIFTATKTLHLRTDSKRDRVAWIHALVSTRSIYPLRPLNDSLPIIPKDFSISTERLKNRLLEDGISESLVKDCEQIMLSEFSEIQGQFKLICEERSNLLDTLRQLEAANLEAETSGIADGEFQLTKHEFSSLRRGKLSECSTTESSDDIEKQELEEASDEEEAFFYDTKEFFTEPISIHGSMKQASSQEAKHAKHNQSDNEDKMPAKKQLCNSGYPHIERRKKLPDPVEKEKGVSLWSMIKDNVGKDLTRVCLPVYFNEPISSLQKCFEDLEYSYLLDRAYQHGKEGNSLLRILNVAAFAVSGYASSEGRHCKPFNPLLGETYEADFPDKGVRFFSEKVSHHPTLIACHSEGKGWKFWGDSNLRTKFWGRSIQLDPVGVLTLEFDDGEVFQWSKVTTTIYNLILGKVYCDHHGMMNINGNRQYSCKLRFKEQSILDRNPHQVNGFVEDISGKKVATVFGKWDDSMYYSKGDGSSKTKDCNDATLLWKSTKPIPNLTRYNLTSFAITLNELTPGLQEKLPPTDSRLRPDQRHLENGEYEKANGEKQRLEKRQRMSRKLQEHGWKPKWFEREGENGPFRYTGGYWEAREQQNWGGCPDIFGEFNEDLAESSEAS; encoded by the exons ATGGTAATGAAAATGAGGGTCAAGGAAATGCACCCTCTCTGTTGCATCTCCTTGGAGAGTCCTGGAATCGGAGACCAGTCTCCGGAGGCGTCTTTAACTAGGGCTAGATCCTTACCGGCCGGGTTTTCCGGTGGATCTGATGGCAATGTAGGGCGGATCATAGCTGGACCGGAGGCTACTGTAGCTGGTGTGCTCCACAAGTGGACGAATTACGGCAAGGGATGGAGATCACGTTGGTTCTTACTTAAAAACGGTGTGCTCTCTTACTCTAAGATTCGCCGGTCGGAGAATCTTAATCTATTATCGTCCAGTGATGACGTCAGATTGATCGGAGAAATCACAACTAATCGGCTATCGAGGATGGACAGCGGCAGTTTTCGCCGGAAACCGCCGAAAAGTGTTGGCATTGTTCAGTTAAAG ATTTCATCTTTTCGTGAGAGCAAATCGGATGATAGGAAATTTTACATATTCACAGCTACAAAGACACTTCATCTGAGAACCGATTCAAAGAGAGATAGGGTGGCTTGGATTCATGCATTGGTCTCAACTAGGAGCATCTATCCCTTGAGACCATTGAATGATAGTCTTCCCATTATACCAAAAGATTTTTCTATTTCAACTGAAAGGCTTAAGAATCGATTGCTGGAAGACGGCATCAGTGAAAGCCTTGTTAAGGATTGCGAGCAGATTATGCTGTCTGAATTCTCTGAAATACAAGgacaatttaaattaatttgcgAGGAACGGTCCAATTTGCTAGACACATTGAGACAATTAGAG GCAGCTAACCTTGAAGCAGAAACATCTGGAATCGCTGATGGTGAATTTCAATTGACAAAGCATGAATTTTCAAGTTTAAGGCGAGGAAAACTTAGTG AATGTAGCACAACAGAATCTTCTGACGATATTGAGAAACAAGAACTTGAGGAAGCTTCAGATGAAGAGGAAGCGTtcttttatgatacaaaagaattTTTCACTGAACCTATTTCTATTCACGGGTCAATGAAACAAGCTTCCAGTCAAGAAGCGAAACACGCTAAACACAATCAATCTGATAATGAAGACAAAATGCCGGCCAAGAAGCAACTTTGTAATTCTGGATATCCACATATTGAAAGGCGAAAGAAGCTTCCTGACCCGGTTGAGAAGGAGAAAGGGGTAAGTCTTTGGTCTATGATCAAAGACAATGTGGGGAAGGATCTTACTCGGGTTTGTCTCCCTGTTTATTTTAATGAGCCAATATCATCTCTTCAGAAGTGCTTTGAGGATTTGGAGTATTCTTATCTTTTGGACCGAGCCTATCAGCATGGGAAAGAA GGAAATAGTCTTCTGAGGATCTTAAATGTTGCTGCATTTGCTGTATCTGGATATGCTTCATCTGAAGGCCGGCATTGTAAACCCTTCAATCCTTTGCTAGGAGAAACATATGAAGCTGATTTTCCTGATAAGGGAGTTCGCTTCTTCTCTGAGAAG GTTAGTCATCACCCAACTCTTATTGCCTGCCATAGTGAAGGCAAAGGGTGGAAGTTTTGGGGTGACAGCAATCTTCGCACAAAATTTTGGGGCCGGTCAATTCAGCTTGACCCTGTTGGAGTTCTAACCTTGGAATTTGATGATGGTGAAGTATTCCAATGGAGCAAG GTGACAACAACAATTTACAATCTTATTCTTGGTAAAGTGTATTGTGATCACCATGGAATGATGAATATAAACGGAAATCGACAGTATTCATGCAAACTTAGGTTTAAAGAACAGTCTATTCTTGACAGAAATCCTCACCAG gTTAACGGATTTGTTGAAGACATTTCGGGGAAAAAAGTTGCTACGGTATTTGGGAAGTGGGATGACAGCATGTATTATTCTAAAGGCGATGGGAGCAGCAAGACAAAAGATTGCAATGATGCTACCTTGCTATGGAAAAGTACTAAGCCGATTCCTAATCTGACTCGGTACAACTTAACATCATTTGCTATCACTCTAAATGAATTAACACCAGGACTTCAG GAGAAACTTCCACCTACGGATTCCAGGCTGAGACCGGACCAGCGACATCTGGAGAATGGGGAATATGAGAAGGCAAATGGAGAGAAACAGCGGTTGGAGAAGCGGCAGAGAATG TCAAGAAAATTGCAAGAACATGGATGGAAGCCCAAGTGGTTTGAGAGGGAGGGTGAAAACGGACCGTTCCGCTACACAGGAGGTTATTGGGAAGCACGGGAGCAGCAAAATTGGGGCGGTTGTCCAGATATTTTCGGTGAATTTAATGAAGATTTAGCAGAATCCTCTGAAGCATCTTGA